Proteins found in one Primulina eburnea isolate SZY01 chromosome 16, ASM2296580v1, whole genome shotgun sequence genomic segment:
- the LOC140817445 gene encoding strychnine-11-hydroxylase-like: MSGGIFFILFILFVASLFSLLLMKKEKMKYIGKGRLPIGPKPLPIIGNLHHLGKLPHRSLKELSKLYGDLMFLRLGSVPTLVVSSADMAREIFKEHDLAFSGRPSLYAAKKLTYNLSTVAFAPYGEYWREIRKIAVLELLTVKRIQSFVQIRDEEVGRMIDIIAQHANKLVNVSQLSFSLLNNVVCRVAFGTTSPDNHANGYGKMTRFQEILLEVELFEAGFNVADYFPWLAWMNKFNGVDRKLDKIFRDLDWFVDKAIEEHRDSTRVTTDHEDIIDVLLRIQKEPNKGIALDDKHIKGILVGIFSAGTDTSSATMEWTMTELVRNPKVKERVQQEVRTILKGKDKIEENDLQKLTYLKLVVKESLRLHPPAPLLVPRETIENCTIARKYEIPAKTRVMINASAIGTDPMYWKNPEQFCPERFLDSDIDFRGQHFELLPFGSGRRGCPGINFALSLVELALANLLFFFNWELPEGMSPEDLDMEESLGITMHKKVSLFLIPSPARAL, encoded by the exons ATGAGTGGTGGAATTTTCTTCATACTTTTCATCTTGTTTGTAGCATCTTTATTCTCGTTGTTGTTGATGAAGAAGGAGAAAATGAAATATATAGGAAAGGGACGTCTTCCAATTGGCCCTAAACCACTCCCAATAATTGGCAATCTTCATCATCTTGGCAAGTTACCCCATCGATCCCTCAAAGAATTGTCCAAACTCTACGGAGATCTCATGTTCTTGCGATTGGGATCCGTGCCAACGTTAGTCGTGTCATCTGCGGATATGGCGCGAGAAATATTTAAAGAACACGACCTTGCTTTCTCAGGGAGACCATCCTTGTATGCGGCGAAGAAGCTCACTTACAATTTGTCCACGGTTGCCTTCGCACCATATGGTGAGTACTGGAGAGAGATCAGGAAAATAGCCGTTCTAGAGTTGCTTACCGTCAAAAGAATCCAATCTTTTGTTCAAATAAGAGATGAAGAGGTGGGTCGCATGATTGATATCATAGCTCAACATGCGAATAAACTCGTGAATGTGAGTCAGTTGTCGTTTTCACTTTTGAACAACGTTGTATGCCGTGTGGCTTTCGGAACTACAAGCCCTGATAACCATGCAAATGGTTATGGAAAAATGACTAGGTTTCAAGAAATTCTTCTGGAGGTGGAGCTCTTCGAGGCTGGTTTCAATGTCGCGGATTATTTTCCATGGTTGGCTTGGATGAACAAGTTTAATGGTGTGGACCGGAAGTTAGACAAGATTTTTCGTGATTTAGATTGGTTCGTGGACAAGGCAATAGAGGAACATCGTGACTCTACAAGAGTGACAACTGATCATGAAGATATTATTGATGTATTGCTCAGAATTCAGAAGGAACCAAATAAAGGGATCGCCCTAGATGATAAACATATCAAGGGTATTCTTGTG GGAATATTTTCAGCTGGCACTGACACTTCATCGGCAACAATGGAATGGACAATGACAGAACTTGTGAGAAATCCCAAAGTTAAAGAAAGAGTTCAACAAGAAGTGAGAACAATCTTGAAAGGAAAAGACAAAATTGAAGAAAATGATCTCCAAAAACTCACCTACCTAAAACTAGTCGTAAAGGAATCGTTAAGGCTTCATCCACCAGCCCCATTACTAGTCCCTCGAGAAACCATAGAAAACTGCACCATAGCCCGAAAATATGAAATCCCAGCAAAGACGAGAGTCATGATTAACGCTAGCGCCATTGGAACTGATCCAATGTACTGGAAAAACCCTGAACAATTTTGTCCTGAGAGATTTCTTGACAGCGATATCGATTTTAGAGGACAACATTTTGAATTGTTACCATTTGGTTCTGGGAGAAGGGGTTGTCCGGGAATTAATTTCGCCCTTTCGCTTGTGGAGCTTGCACTTGCAAATCTTCTGTTTTTCTTCAATTGGGAGCTTCCGGAGGGAATGTCACCAGAGGATCTTGATATGGAGGAGTCACTGGGGATCACAATGCATAAGAAAGTCTCACTTTTCTTAATACCATCACCAGCTCGTGCTTTATAA